The window TTGCGTTTGCTGCGCAGTCCTTCGGCAGTAACCACGCCCAGTCTGGCGAGGAAAAAGATAAACAGCGGCAGCTCAAAAATAACACCAAAGGCAAAGAGCAGCTTGAGGGAGAATCCCAAATATTCCCGCAGGGTGGGCATGGGTTTAATAAATTCATCAGCAAAACCCATGAAAAATTCACAGCCGAAGGGGAAGACCACGTAATACCCGAACAAGGCTCCGCCCACAAAGAAAAATGCGGACAGAAAAGCCAGCGGGATCATCCATTTACGCTCATGTTCGTACAGACCGGGAGCTATAAAACCCCAGACTTGGGCAAAAATATATGGGGAAACAGTAAAAATCCCGGCCACAAAAGCAACCTTAAGATAAGTGACAAAACCTTCAGGCAGGGAAGTAAAAATCAAAGTAGAATCAGGCGGCAAAACCGCGACCAGCGGTGCCATGAGCAGGGAAAAAAGCGGCTTGGCAAAAGAATAGCAGGCCAGAAAGCCGATACCGCAGGCAATAAAAATCCTGACAAAGCGACGGCGAAGCTCTTCCAGATGCTCCAGAAAAGTCATGGGAGCTTCTTCTTCATCCAGCTCCTCATCATCTTCTGCATCATCTACGTCTTCTGAAGAATCATCTTCCGCCAATGCTGGATCAGCCGCATCTTTTTCAGCGGGCAGTCCGGCTTCAGACTCAGTGCCTTCAACGGTTTCTTCTTCGGAATTCGAAGATTCCGCAGCAGTGTCTTCAACCTGATTCTCTTCAGGACCATCCTGCCCTACTTCACGCGAATCTTTCTCCGCTGAACTCATGCTTTCTCGCTCTCGGTCTTGGGTGCTTCAGCAGTTTTTTCGTCAGTATCAGAATCCTGTTTTTCAGCCTCGGCCTGACGTGCTTTTTCCATGGCGTCCGCTTCAGCCTTCTTACGAGCAGCTTCGCGATCAGCATCTTCCTTCTGCATCCTTTCTTCGTCAGCAGCGGAAATTTCAGCATCCAGAGTGGATTTCACATCATTGGACATCTTCTTTACTTCGGAAAGTCCCTTACCAAGATTTTTGATAAGTTCCGGGAGCTTCTGGGGTCCGATGAGAATAAGGGCTACAACCAAAATAACTATAAGCTCTGTTGAACCGATACCGAACATATTAATTCCTTCTTCGTTGCAACAATAAAAAACACGCTAATGCGCGGAAAGCCGACACGGCCCATTGAGCGGGAGTGTAGACTTTTTCAAAATTTGCTGACGTCTTGTAACCGATTTCTAAAACTTTATCTACGTCTTATCGTCACCGAAATTCAGTGCAACCGGCTCACTTTCAACTATTTGCAAATTAATGCAGCCAGACACATAGCATCCAACATTGCCACCTTAACAGGCTGCCCCTCTTATCTTTTGTTTAGCATCATATTATTTTATATAAAAAAATGCCCCCGGCAGATAACCGGGGGCATTTAAATAATTCAATTCCGGGAAATTAATTATTCCCATTCGATGGTTGCCGGCGGCTTGGAGGAAATATCCAGAACCACGCGGTTAACACCTTTAACCTCGTTGATAATCCGGTTGGACATACGAGCGAGGATATCGTTGGGGATGCGTGACCAGTCAGCGGTCATGGCATCAATGCTGTCTACCATGCGAAGTGCAATGACGTGCTCATAAGTACGATCATCGCCCATAACTCCGACAGTCTTGAGCGGAAGCAGAACAGCGAAGCCCTGCCAGACCTTGCGGTACCAGCCGGAAGCATGCATTTCGTTCTGTACGATCTTGTCAGCCTGACGCAGGATTTCAAGACGCTCTTCAGTGATTTCACCCAGAATACGGATAGCGAGACCCGGACCGGGGAAAGGCTGGCGCCAGATGATGAACTCGGGCAGACCCAGTTCGTAAGCAACCTTGCGAACTTCATCTTTGAAGAGTTCACGCAGAGGCTCAACCAGATCGAGATCCATATCTTCGGGCAATCCGCCAACATTGTGGTGAGACTTGATTACCGCGGAGGGGCCTTTGAAGGATTCGGACTCGATTACATCAGGGTACAATGTTCCCTGTGCAAGGAATTTAACATCCTTAAGCGCGGTTGCTTCTTCGTTGAAGACATCAATGAAGGTGTAACCGATAAGCTTGCGCTTCTGCTCGGGATCATCAACGCCTTCGAGCTTATCAAGGAACAGCTTTGCGGAATCAACGCACTTGACGTTGAGTTCAAAATGCTCTTCAAGAAAGCCGATAACTTCTTCACGCTCGTGCATACGCAGCAGACCGTTATCTACAAAGATGCAGTGCAGACGCTTGCCGATGGCCTTGTGCAGCAAAACAGCAACAACAGTAGAATCAATACCGCCGGAAAGGCCGAGAACAACCTGATTGTCACCAATCTGTTCGCGCATTTCCTTGATGCAGTTCTCTACAAAAGAGGACATGGTCCAGTCAGCTTTAAGGCCGGCAACTTTGAAAACAAAGTTGTTGATGATGGTGGTGCCGCTTTCGGTGTGTGCCACTTCGGGGTGGAACTGGAGAGCGTACATTTTCTTTTCATCGTTAGCCATAGCTGCGAAAGGAATGGATTCGGTAGTACCGCAAACCTTGAATCCCTCGGGGATAGCTTCAACGCGGTCACCATGGCTCATCCATACAGTGAGTTTTTCCACGTCTTCGATTCCTTCGAAGAGAACGCAATCAGCAGAGCCTTTAAATTCAGCGCGGCCGTATTCACGATCTTCGGAAGAAACAACGCGACCACCAAGATCGTTGGTCATGAGCTGCATGCCGTAGCAGATACCCAGAACAGGCACACCAAGCTCAAGCAGAGAAGAATCCAGCTGCGGGGACTCTTCTTCCAAAACAGAAGAAGGACCGCCGGAGAGGATAAGCGCGCCGGGGTTGAGATCTTTGATCTTCTGCGGATCAACATTACAGGGGTGAATTTCGGAATATACACCCGCTTCACGGATTCTACGGGCGATCAGCTGAGTAAACTGAGACCCGAAATCCAGAATAATTACTTTATTATCGTGCTGCATGACGACTCCTGAATATTAATAAGAATCGACCCGGTAGTTGGGTGCTTCTTTTGTGATGATTACATCATGTACATGGCTTTCTTTGAAACCGGCGGGAGACATGCGGGTGAACTGTGCTTTCTCAGCCATTTCATCAATATTAGCACAACCCACATAACCCATACCGGAACGGAGTCCACCGATGATCTGGTAGACACTGTCAGAAACGGGTCCTTTGTAAGGAACGCGTCCGACAATTCCTTCAGGGACCAACTTGTTGGTATCCTTCTGGAAATAACGGTCAGAGCTACCCTTTTTCATTGCGTCAATGGAACCCATTCCGCGATAAAGTTTGTAACTGCGACCCTGATAAAGAACTTTCTCGCCGGGGCTTTCATCGGTTCCTGCGAACATGGAGCCCATCATTACGGTATTTGCACCCGCAACCAGAGCCTTAACAACGTCGCCGGAAAATTTAATTCCGCCGTCGCCGATAACGCCGATACCGCGCTCTTTACATGCTCTGGCAGCTTCCATAATGGCTGTGATCTGAGGTACACCAACACCTGCGACAACACGAGTGGTGCAGATAGAGCCGGGGCCGATACCTACTTTAACCGCATTTACACCTGCATCAATGAGAGCATTCGCGCCATCATAAGTAGCAATGTTACCGCCGATGATCTGAACATCGGGGTAGCAGGAACGAAGTTCCTTAATAGCGTCCAGAATACCCTTGGAATGTCCGTGAGCAGAATCAAGAGTCAGGAAGTCAACTCCGGCTGTGATCAGCGCAGAGCTGCGTTCCATGAGGTCACGGCCAACACCGACGGCAGCTCCTACACGGAGGCGGCCAGCTGAATCTTTGGCAGCATTGGGATATTTCTTGACCTTGTCGATATCCTTGATGGTGATCAGCCCGGTAAGCTTGTTTTCATCATCAACAACCAGCAGCTTTTCAATGCGGTTGGTATGAAGATGACGCTTTGCTTCTTCTGAAGAGGTACCCTTCAAAACAGTCACAAGATTGCGGCTGGTCATCACTTCGGAAACAGGGACATTACGGTCGGTGATGAAACGGACGTCGCGGTTGGTGATAATACCTACGAGGTGCTCACCTTTTACAACCGGGAAACCGGAAATTTTAAATTCGGCCATAAGGTCGAGAGCCTTACCCACGGTATCATCAGGATGAACCACGATGGGATCGGTAACCATTCCGGACTCAGATTTTTTTACTCTTTCCACTTCACGGACCTGATCCCGGACGCTCATATTTTTATGAACAACTCCGGCACCGCCGTGGCGTGCCATCTGAATAGCCATTTTGGACTCAGTAACTGTGTCCATGGCTGCACTGATAAGGGGGATACCGAGAGTAATCTCTTCGGTGAGCTTGGCGGATACGTCCACACTATCGGGAAGAACTTCCGAATAGGCGGGCAAAAGCAGAACATCGTCAAAAGTCAGAGCCTGACCTACTACCTTTTCCATATTGCCCTCGCAAAATGATTTGAAATATTAGCTAAAAGAAAAGAGAAATCATTACATATGATTCCTCTCAAGGGACCGGGCCGGTCTTTTTGGCGATCTACCGGGCAGCGGTGCCATCTGTTTCACAGGAGTTTTGGCAGGTTCTTCCCTGCCGGGAATTTCAATTTTGATGAACTGATTATATACTTTTTTGCCACGGACTCAAGGCCGTAACCAAAAAGTTATTAAAAGTGTTCGGCACCGCATATTTGCAAGGCCGATTTTTGTCAACACTTATGTGTCTCACCACAATACAAATGCTTTTTTTCACATAAAGATATCCAGCACAACTCAACGATAATATTAAATAAAAACAAATCCCCCGACATTTTTGCCGGGGGATTTTAATTTCTGGGATTAAAGCCCTAAGTAAGCCTTCTTAATATCATCGTTCTCAAGAAGCTTATCACTGGTGTCGGAAAGTATAATCTCTCCGTTTTCCATGACGTAACCGCGGTGGGCAGTCTTTAGGGCGAGGTTTGCATTCTGCTCCACCAGAAAAACCGTGGTGCCGCTTTCCTCATTAATCTTTTTCACGATCTCGAAGATCTGGCGAATGATCAATGGCGCGAGACCAAGAGAAGGCTCATCAAGAAGCAAAAGTTTGGGCCGGGCCATAAGTGCCCTTGAAATAGCCAGCATCTGCTGCTCACCACCGGAAAGGTTACCGCCAAGCTGCTTGCGACGCTCCCAGAGGATGGGAAAAAGCTCAAAGACATGATCCATGTCAGCCTTTACTCCGTCCTTGTCATCACGCAGAAACGCTCCCATGTCGAGATTCTCAGTAATGGTCAGGTCCGGGAAAATGAGACGCCCTTCCGGAACCTGCGAAATTCCCATCTTTACGATCTTATCAGGCTTGGCTTTATGAATCGGCTCGCCATTATAGAGCACTTCACCTGTACGGGGAGGCACCACACCGCTGATGGTCATCAGCGTAGTGGTTTTACCGGCACCGTTAGCACCGATAAGGGTGATAATTTCACCCTGCCCTACTTCAATATTAATATTGCGCAGAGCCTGAATATTTCCATAAAAGGTATTTACGTTTTTAAGTTTAAGCATCGACGAGTTCCTCCCCGAGATAAGCCTTGATTACAGCGGGGTTCTCGCTGACTTCCTGCGGTGTGCCATGGGCAATTTCACGCCCGTATTCAAGCACAAACAAACGGTCTGACAAAGACATTACCATTTTCATATCATGCTCAATAAGCAGTACCGAGATTTTATGTTTATCCTTGATGGAAACGATAAGCTCTTCAAGCTCTGTTGTTTCCTGCGGGTTCATGCCTGCTGCGGGTTCATCCAAAAGCAGAATAAATGGATCTGTCGCCAGAGCACGGGCTATTTCCAGCCTGCGCTGTGCGCCATAAGGAAGGTTACGGGCCAATTCATCAGCAAACTGATCAAGGCCGAGTTCCTGCAAAAGTTCATAACTTTTAAGGATGGTCTCCTGTTCTTCCCTGCGGGTGCGAGGATCACGGAAAACCGCGCCAAGAAAGGTTGCCTTGGTCCGGCAATGACAGCCGATCATGACATTTTCAATTACTGACATAGAAGGAAAAAGCCTGATATTCTGGAAGGTACGGGCCATTCCCAGTTCGGTAACCTTATTAGGTTTCATGCCGTTAATGCGTTTAAATCCTTCGCCATAAGGATCAACATTAACATCACCCTCGGTGGGATTGTATATTCCGGTGATGCAGTTGAAGAAAGTTGTCTTACCCGCCCCGTTAGGGCCGATAAGGGCGACAATTTCCCCTTCCTTCACATCAAGATCAACATCATCGAGGGCACGCAGACCGCCGAAATCTTTGCTGACGCCCTTAACCTGGAGAACAGTTCTTCTTTCATTACTCATGGGCGCCACCTAAAGCCTTTTTCACTGCGCTGATATCAATTTTCTTGCGAACATCCCGAACCAGCCCCTGCGGCCTGAAGACCATAACCAGAACCATGGTCGCACCGAAGATCAGCATACGGTATTCGGAAAATTCCCTCATATATTCCGGCAGCAGAATCAACACCAGCGCACCGAGGATAACCCCGAGGATGGAGCCCATGCCGCCGAGAACAACAATGGAAAGAATAATTGCCGATTCGAGGAAGGTAAATGACGCAGGGTTGATGAAGGTGGTCTTGGCGGCGAAAACAACCCCGACCATACCCGCCCATGTGGCACCCAGCGAAAAAGCCATCAGCTTGGTCTTCATCTTGTCGATACCCATAGCCTGACAGGCGATTTCATCCTCACGCAGGGCCTGCCAAGCACGTCCGATACGGGAATTCTTGAGCCTGTTGACCACAAAGATGGTGAAAATCACCAGCACCAGCATCAGGTAATACATAAAGTTGATCTGGGCCATAAACCCTTTGGCAAAGCCGAAAAACTCAGGGCGGGCAATATTAGAAATACCGGAAGGACCATGGGTAAATGTACCCCAGTTTTCCAGCACAAGACGAATAATCTCACCAAAACCAAGAGTTACGATGGCAAGATAATCACCGCGCAAACGCAGGACCGGAAAACCGAGCAGGATACCACAAAACGCACCAAGCAAAGCACCGAGCGGCAAAGCCACCCAGAAACTTATTCCCCAATACATATTCATAAGCGCGTAGGAATATGCCCCCACTGCGTAAAAGGCCACGAAACCAAGGTCGAGCAACCCGGCCAGACCGACAACAATATTCAACCCCAGCCCCAGCACCACATAAATGAGTGCCGAAGTCATGACGTTGACTTGATACATTGAAAACAGTTTGGGAAATGCAACGGCAAAACCGGCCACAGCGATAAGCGCGGGCCAGTATATTTTAGGATTGACCATCAGTTTGCTGAAAAGAGTAACCTTTTCAACGCTGGCCTGTTCTTCCGCCTTCTGCCCCTTTTCCTTACGTTCAAGCATGAAACGCCAGAGGTAAGATAAGATAAAAGCAGCCACCCCTACATACAGAACCCGGTCCAAATGCCAGGTGACAGACTTATCAATGGTGTTCACGAAGACCCCCATAATGGGCAGGGTCAAAAACATGAACCACAATGAAGCCAGTATAGATTTTTTCAAGCCTTCCATATTAAAAATTATCCATTTTTATCATTTTTAATCAGCGGGAGACAGCTCCCGCACCATCAGCCAGGCTGTTACACCTTCTGGATCGGAGCCTTTCCAAGCAGTCCTGAAGGCCTGAATATGAGAATAAGGACCAGCAATGCGAAGGCGAAAACATCTTCATAGTCACTGGAAACGTATCCGGTGCAGAAACTCTCAGTCCAGCCGAGAATAAGACCGCCCAGCATAGCACCGGGCACGGAACCGATTCCGCCGAGAACAGCGGCTGTGAAAGCCTTGATACCTGCGATAAATCCAATAAAAAAGTTTATCTGCCCAATGTGTGAGGCAATAAGCACACCACCGACAGCCGCAAGTGCGGAACCGATAACAAAGGTGGCAGAAATAACCTGATCAACATTGATGCCGACGAGCATGGCCATTTTACGGTTCTGAGCCGTGGCGCGCATGGCCTTACCCATTCTGGTAAATTTGATAAAAAGATTGAGAGCAACCATAACCACAGCGGCTACGACAATGATAACAAAGTCAGATGAGCCGACCATGGATTCATACTTCCCGAGGAAATTAAACTCAGGAATCAGGTTGGGGAAGGAGAGAAAGTCTGAAGTCTGGGACAGCATCACGTAGTTCTGAAGAAAAATGGACATACCGATGGCGGAAATGAGCGGAGAAAGCCTCGGCGCACCACGCAAAGGACGGTAAGCAATTTTTTCAATGGTATAACCATATGCTGCGGCATAGATTATCGCAGCAATGGAAGCCAGAACAATAATAGAAGCCGCCGGGAATCCGAAACTAGTCAAAATCCCTGCGACAACAAGTCCCACAAATGCCCCGATCATATAAATTTCACCGTGGGCAAAGTTAATCAGTTCGATAATACCGTAAACCATGGTGTAACCGAGGGCGATAAGAGCATAGATGCTTCCCCTGGTCAGACCACTGAAAAATAATTCCAGAAAATATTCCATTTGGACCCTGCTGAATCAAGAGCCAGGGGACAGACAACAGCCTGTCCCCTGAACCGGAATTGCTAAAAAAAGAAGCTTATTTAACTTCCACGTACTCGCCGTTTTTCACCTGATAAACAGAGAAACCTACACCGATTGCGTCACCCTTGGCATCGAACTTAATCTTACCAACGGGAGTTTCAACTTCGTTGGTGCGCAGAGCTTCAACAATTTTGTCGTAATCAGTAGACTTGGCGTATTCAATAGCCTTGAGCAGTGCCAGAGCGGCGGAGTATGCTTCAAAGTAGAAAGCACCGGGCTCAGCGCCGTAATGAGAATCTTTGTACTGCTTGAGGGAAACCTTATACATGGGGTTACCGGTAATGTCCTGAGGACCGGTAGCGTAAACGCCTTCAGCTGCGTCGCCGGCGATGTCGATAAAGGTCTGAGCCTTAACACCGTCGTCGGAGAGAAAGGGGATAGTCATTTTTTTCTTGCGCATCTGGGAAACGACTTTAGAAGCTTCGGGGTGGTAACCACCGAAGATAACGCCGTCAGCACCGGAAGCTTTAATTTTCTGCACAACTGCGGAATAATCAACTGCACCGGGAGTTACACCTTCGAACAGAACAGGCTCAACACCTTTTTCTTTGATGTACTTCATAGTGTACTCAGCGAAACCTTTACCGTAATCACCTTTATCATGGATGATAGCGGGCTTTTTGAGGCCGAGTTTTTCAATAGCAAACATAGCTGCCAATGCACCCTGAGCGTCATCAGAAGCGATAGTTCTGAAAAAGTTGGGATAGTCGCCGCTTAAGGTCAGCGAGGGACTGGTTGCGGAGGGAGACATACAAACCAGATTGGACTCTTTATAGATAGGAAGTGCTGCTTTGGTCGGGCCGGAACAAATATGGCCGAGAACAACGTTTACCTGATCGGAGAGAAGCTTCATGGCTGCGTTGGTGGCGAATTCAGGCTTGCACTGATCATCCTGAAGAGAAAGAACAACCTGCTCACCGTTCACGCCGCCAGACTCGTTAATAGACTTAACTACGAGCTTTGCAGCTTCAACAGTGGGAAGACCGTAGGAAGCGAGGTCTCCACTATGAGCACCGGGAACACCAAGAACAATTTTGCCTGCTGAAGCAGAACCGAAACTACCGATGGTCATCATAGCTGCGACCATCAGTACCAGCAATGAACGTTTCATTATAACACTCCTTGACTGCGTTAATTTGGGCCGTTCAAGCCCGGTTACCGTATTCACCTGCGTAACAACTCGTGCCGATTCGCCACAAGTAAGAAACGTGAATAACCCTATCATGTTAATACAGCTGTTGAAAACAACAGACTGCGACTATTCATTGATTTCCCACAACCGATGTCCTGGTCCGGCAAGACGGACATAATTAGATTGCGCAAAAACAACTAACCTGCACTATTAATTACCCAGCATTGAGCAAACTTGTCAATGTTTGGCTTCAAATTACGAATAAAGTAAGCCAAATTAACCTGCTCGTAAAAAAATAGTCTGTTTTGCCCCTTTTTAAACCCGTCAAAAAATATAAAATTCGAAGTAAATACTCACTGACTACTTTTTCATTAAAACCAAAGCCAAATTTAACCAGAACACAAAAAAAAGGGAACCCGTTTTTACGGATTCCCTTTTTTAGACTTATATTTGACTGAAA is drawn from Desulfovibrio sp. JC022 and contains these coding sequences:
- the tatC gene encoding twin-arginine translocase subunit TatC, encoding MSSAEKDSREVGQDGPEENQVEDTAAESSNSEEETVEGTESEAGLPAEKDAADPALAEDDSSEDVDDAEDDEELDEEEAPMTFLEHLEELRRRFVRIFIACGIGFLACYSFAKPLFSLLMAPLVAVLPPDSTLIFTSLPEGFVTYLKVAFVAGIFTVSPYIFAQVWGFIAPGLYEHERKWMIPLAFLSAFFFVGGALFGYYVVFPFGCEFFMGFADEFIKPMPTLREYLGFSLKLLFAFGVIFELPLFIFFLARLGVVTAEGLRSKRKYAILVCFICSALLTPPDVMTQTLMAGPLIILYEIGIWVAYFFGKRGGRKLKKAEAENDGPDDSGPEGGEGAEPAGEDNPSEAETVADEKPETEKKKKPKAKDSGYDEDLIEM
- the tatB gene encoding Sec-independent protein translocase protein TatB, coding for MFGIGSTELIVILVVALILIGPQKLPELIKNLGKGLSEVKKMSNDVKSTLDAEISAADEERMQKEDADREAARKKAEADAMEKARQAEAEKQDSDTDEKTAEAPKTESEKA
- the guaA gene encoding glutamine-hydrolyzing GMP synthase, with the translated sequence MQHDNKVIILDFGSQFTQLIARRIREAGVYSEIHPCNVDPQKIKDLNPGALILSGGPSSVLEEESPQLDSSLLELGVPVLGICYGMQLMTNDLGGRVVSSEDREYGRAEFKGSADCVLFEGIEDVEKLTVWMSHGDRVEAIPEGFKVCGTTESIPFAAMANDEKKMYALQFHPEVAHTESGTTIINNFVFKVAGLKADWTMSSFVENCIKEMREQIGDNQVVLGLSGGIDSTVVAVLLHKAIGKRLHCIFVDNGLLRMHEREEVIGFLEEHFELNVKCVDSAKLFLDKLEGVDDPEQKRKLIGYTFIDVFNEEATALKDVKFLAQGTLYPDVIESESFKGPSAVIKSHHNVGGLPEDMDLDLVEPLRELFKDEVRKVAYELGLPEFIIWRQPFPGPGLAIRILGEITEERLEILRQADKIVQNEMHASGWYRKVWQGFAVLLPLKTVGVMGDDRTYEHVIALRMVDSIDAMTADWSRIPNDILARMSNRIINEVKGVNRVVLDISSKPPATIEWE
- the guaB gene encoding IMP dehydrogenase, which gives rise to MEKVVGQALTFDDVLLLPAYSEVLPDSVDVSAKLTEEITLGIPLISAAMDTVTESKMAIQMARHGGAGVVHKNMSVRDQVREVERVKKSESGMVTDPIVVHPDDTVGKALDLMAEFKISGFPVVKGEHLVGIITNRDVRFITDRNVPVSEVMTSRNLVTVLKGTSSEEAKRHLHTNRIEKLLVVDDENKLTGLITIKDIDKVKKYPNAAKDSAGRLRVGAAVGVGRDLMERSSALITAGVDFLTLDSAHGHSKGILDAIKELRSCYPDVQIIGGNIATYDGANALIDAGVNAVKVGIGPGSICTTRVVAGVGVPQITAIMEAARACKERGIGVIGDGGIKFSGDVVKALVAGANTVMMGSMFAGTDESPGEKVLYQGRSYKLYRGMGSIDAMKKGSSDRYFQKDTNKLVPEGIVGRVPYKGPVSDSVYQIIGGLRSGMGYVGCANIDEMAEKAQFTRMSPAGFKESHVHDVIITKEAPNYRVDSY
- a CDS encoding ABC transporter ATP-binding protein; protein product: MLKLKNVNTFYGNIQALRNINIEVGQGEIITLIGANGAGKTTTLMTISGVVPPRTGEVLYNGEPIHKAKPDKIVKMGISQVPEGRLIFPDLTITENLDMGAFLRDDKDGVKADMDHVFELFPILWERRKQLGGNLSGGEQQMLAISRALMARPKLLLLDEPSLGLAPLIIRQIFEIVKKINEESGTTVFLVEQNANLALKTAHRGYVMENGEIILSDTSDKLLENDDIKKAYLGL
- a CDS encoding ABC transporter ATP-binding protein, with the protein product MSNERRTVLQVKGVSKDFGGLRALDDVDLDVKEGEIVALIGPNGAGKTTFFNCITGIYNPTEGDVNVDPYGEGFKRINGMKPNKVTELGMARTFQNIRLFPSMSVIENVMIGCHCRTKATFLGAVFRDPRTRREEQETILKSYELLQELGLDQFADELARNLPYGAQRRLEIARALATDPFILLLDEPAAGMNPQETTELEELIVSIKDKHKISVLLIEHDMKMVMSLSDRLFVLEYGREIAHGTPQEVSENPAVIKAYLGEELVDA
- a CDS encoding branched-chain amino acid ABC transporter permease; this encodes MEGLKKSILASLWFMFLTLPIMGVFVNTIDKSVTWHLDRVLYVGVAAFILSYLWRFMLERKEKGQKAEEQASVEKVTLFSKLMVNPKIYWPALIAVAGFAVAFPKLFSMYQVNVMTSALIYVVLGLGLNIVVGLAGLLDLGFVAFYAVGAYSYALMNMYWGISFWVALPLGALLGAFCGILLGFPVLRLRGDYLAIVTLGFGEIIRLVLENWGTFTHGPSGISNIARPEFFGFAKGFMAQINFMYYLMLVLVIFTIFVVNRLKNSRIGRAWQALREDEIACQAMGIDKMKTKLMAFSLGATWAGMVGVVFAAKTTFINPASFTFLESAIILSIVVLGGMGSILGVILGALVLILLPEYMREFSEYRMLIFGATMVLVMVFRPQGLVRDVRKKIDISAVKKALGGAHE
- a CDS encoding branched-chain amino acid ABC transporter permease, with translation MEYFLELFFSGLTRGSIYALIALGYTMVYGIIELINFAHGEIYMIGAFVGLVVAGILTSFGFPAASIIVLASIAAIIYAAAYGYTIEKIAYRPLRGAPRLSPLISAIGMSIFLQNYVMLSQTSDFLSFPNLIPEFNFLGKYESMVGSSDFVIIVVAAVVMVALNLFIKFTRMGKAMRATAQNRKMAMLVGINVDQVISATFVIGSALAAVGGVLIASHIGQINFFIGFIAGIKAFTAAVLGGIGSVPGAMLGGLILGWTESFCTGYVSSDYEDVFAFALLVLILIFRPSGLLGKAPIQKV
- a CDS encoding branched-chain amino acid ABC transporter substrate-binding protein, producing MKRSLLVLMVAAMMTIGSFGSASAGKIVLGVPGAHSGDLASYGLPTVEAAKLVVKSINESGGVNGEQVVLSLQDDQCKPEFATNAAMKLLSDQVNVVLGHICSGPTKAALPIYKESNLVCMSPSATSPSLTLSGDYPNFFRTIASDDAQGALAAMFAIEKLGLKKPAIIHDKGDYGKGFAEYTMKYIKEKGVEPVLFEGVTPGAVDYSAVVQKIKASGADGVIFGGYHPEASKVVSQMRKKKMTIPFLSDDGVKAQTFIDIAGDAAEGVYATGPQDITGNPMYKVSLKQYKDSHYGAEPGAFYFEAYSAALALLKAIEYAKSTDYDKIVEALRTNEVETPVGKIKFDAKGDAIGVGFSVYQVKNGEYVEVK